One stretch of Zingiber officinale cultivar Zhangliang chromosome 6B, Zo_v1.1, whole genome shotgun sequence DNA includes these proteins:
- the LOC121991015 gene encoding uncharacterized protein LOC121991015 translates to MRNLIASFRQSDSESLFEAWDRYNNILIQCPHHGLEKWLVLHTFYNGINYHTKVSLDSAAGGALMNKSLDETEDIIESVAQNYHEWATERSGGYSFSNPTKASGKFDVYAITMMSAKLDALTKKLKNMGANTSTVNAIVCCCETCGSSDHAQDSCPLVAISTQINQLEQCDAIVSYNQRQNNPYSNTYSLGWKNHPNFSYRNNQEQRPSMGARPCFQPGQQNFQQQPSQSNQISRLEKMIEELILSQNKMKQELKVLTQRIDNSEKHQKIQDNQIAQVALSSSRASGQFPRKPDLNPMEHSCEDSIVYSGKLKKRAAIDTQDSEEKLETEFSVTEDVQNFSSKSAEI, encoded by the exons atgagaaatcttaTTGCAAGTTTCAGACAGTcagactcagaatctttatttgaagcatgggatagatacaataataTACTCATacaatgtccacatcatggatTAGAGAAATGGCTAGTGTTGCATACATTTTATAACGGCATCAATTATCATACTAAGGTGTCCTTAGATTctgctgctggaggggcacttatgaataaaagtttggaTGAAACCGAAGATattattgaaagtgtagcacaaaactaTCATGAATGGGCCACAGAAAGAAGTGGAGGCTATTCCTTTTCAAATCCAActaaagcatcaggaaaatttgatgtatATGCAATTACTATGAtgtctgcaaaactggatgctcttacaaagaagcTGAAAAATATGGGAGCAAATACTAGCACAGTCAATGCCATAGTATGTTGTTGTGAAACATGTGGAAGTTCTGATCATGCTCAAGACTCATGTCCTTTAGTAGCTATTTCTACACAAATTAAtcaacttgagcagtgtgatgcCATCGTTAGTTACAATCAGAGACAGAACAATCCATATTCAAACACATATAGCCTtgggtggaagaatcatccaaatttctcttatagaaataatcaagaacaaAGACCATCTATGGGGGCTAGACCATGTTTCCagcctgggcaacaaaattttcaacaacaaCCTTCTCAGAGCAATCAAATTTCAAGATTGGAGAAAATGATTGAAGAGCTCATCTTGAGTCAAAACAAAATGAAGCAAGAATTAAAGGTGCTAACTCAAAGAATTGATAATTCAGAAAAGCACCAGAAAATTCAAGATAACCAAATTGCCCAAGTAGCTTTATCATCTTCAAGAGCGTCAGGACAGTTTCCAAGAAAGCCTGATCTTAACCCCATGGAACACT CATGTGAAGATAGCATCGTTTACTCTGGAAAGTTGAAGAAAAGAGCAGCAATTGACACGCAGGATAGTGAGGAGAAGCTGGAAACAGAATTCAGTGTTACAGAAGATGTGCAA AATTTTAGTTCTAAAAGTGCAGAAATATAG